Proteins encoded by one window of Lepeophtheirus salmonis chromosome 10, UVic_Lsal_1.4, whole genome shotgun sequence:
- the LOC121125117 gene encoding uncharacterized protein, producing the protein MVTMSLFCEHEVKLISESWKLMALDLDNHGLNFFLKLFKEYPVYEEKFFPDINGDRKKLKRHGGIVMKALGKLVGFLETGKIIAIVNTIKGIANSHSKRGVLVQQFTPVCDILLKYLGEAFGDQLSNEGTATWKKFLDIFVSVINEAYDEIKNKK; encoded by the exons ATGGTAACAATGAGTCTGTTCTGTGAACAcgaagtaaaattaatttctgaatCTTGGAAATTAATGGCTCTAGATTTAGATAACCATGGACTCAATTTCTTCTTGaa gCTGTTCAAGGAGTATCCTGTATATGAAGAGAAATTCTTTCCAGATATAAATGGTGATcggaaaaaactaaaaaggcaTGGAGGAATAGTTATGAAGGCATTAGGAAAGCTTGTTGGCTTCCTTGAAACCGGGAAAATAATTGCAATAGTTAACACAATTAAGGGG attgcAAATAGTCACTCGAAAAGAGGAGTATTGGTTCAACAGTTTACA CCGGTTTGTGACATCCTCCTAAAATATTTAGGAGAAGCTTTTGGAGATCAACTTTCAAATGAAGGTACTGCAACATGGAAAAAGTTCTTGGACATATTTGTGAGCGTGATTAATGAGGCCTATgacgaaattaaaaataaaaaataa